One segment of Synergistaceae bacterium DNA contains the following:
- a CDS encoding CBS domain-containing protein, translating to MKEFLTPYGGSGHLQAGSAALTNQDPRELLKELEAKLPAFIMPFDTVESVMTFPVMAVSPDARVSEAYRAMLRFGYQALPVALDGEVLGMMTRKDLDKAHLHGFDRALVRDFMTEGIISVTAEASVNEAHRLMATYGFERLPVLQQGRLVGLMTRADLVRALYQTYRVRGEKETKKGFLWMEDIRSLLEVSFPSEMLSLLRRIGEKTQKMDMKAYIVGGAVRDILKGERNVDLDISVEGDAEVLARSWSEEGCRVTIHGRYKTGTIVFPGGYKVDIATARREFYEYAAAMPEVSGDSLKQDLARRDFTVNSMAVSLSKADWGTLIDFYGGRRDLKEGLLRVLHNLSFVEDPSRILRGIRLEQRLDMKFEDNALRLLNSAVKGGLLEKLSSSRLRTEVELNCKDRQPRKIAERMQELKIWDALFPGLRFGPSNAKKMRYLQKFLYHLKKENLSVFKGMEWLTYIAAILSESSLSVRSSTMDRLNFTPQERKILMNCFTSPLPVEQFFNTKKNFKNSEIFLFLKDYDPVPLLYCMATLKKIPVRRWLHRHLFVLTPLKGELKGGDLLEMGYKAGPWLGGVLEGVRLERMDGRIKNRDDELLYLLEMTRRI from the coding sequence GTGAAAGAATTTCTCACACCTTACGGCGGTAGTGGACACCTTCAGGCTGGATCGGCGGCACTGACGAACCAGGATCCTAGAGAGCTTTTAAAAGAACTAGAAGCCAAGTTGCCTGCTTTCATCATGCCCTTTGATACGGTAGAGAGCGTGATGACTTTTCCTGTGATGGCTGTTTCCCCTGACGCCAGGGTGAGTGAGGCTTACCGTGCCATGTTGCGCTTCGGTTATCAGGCCTTGCCCGTGGCCTTGGATGGAGAGGTCTTGGGGATGATGACGCGCAAAGATCTGGACAAAGCCCATCTTCACGGATTCGACCGCGCCTTAGTCCGAGACTTTATGACCGAAGGCATTATTTCCGTGACGGCAGAGGCCTCCGTCAATGAGGCTCATCGCCTGATGGCCACCTACGGTTTCGAGCGACTGCCCGTTCTACAACAGGGACGCCTGGTGGGACTCATGACGCGAGCCGACTTGGTGCGAGCGCTGTATCAGACATACCGAGTCCGGGGCGAGAAGGAGACAAAAAAGGGCTTTTTATGGATGGAAGACATCAGAAGTCTTTTGGAGGTGTCTTTTCCGTCAGAGATGTTGAGTCTCCTCCGCCGCATCGGAGAAAAAACCCAGAAAATGGATATGAAAGCCTACATCGTGGGTGGCGCGGTCCGGGATATTCTGAAGGGCGAGCGCAATGTGGACCTGGATATCTCTGTGGAGGGAGACGCGGAAGTCCTTGCCCGAAGTTGGAGCGAGGAAGGTTGTCGTGTCACCATTCATGGACGTTACAAGACGGGCACTATCGTTTTTCCTGGGGGGTACAAGGTGGACATCGCCACGGCGCGGCGCGAATTTTACGAGTACGCGGCCGCCATGCCGGAGGTCAGCGGCGACTCCCTGAAACAGGACCTGGCCCGGCGAGATTTTACTGTCAACTCCATGGCCGTTTCTCTGAGTAAGGCAGACTGGGGTACTCTCATCGACTTTTATGGAGGTCGCCGAGACTTGAAAGAGGGGCTTTTGCGCGTGCTTCACAACCTGAGTTTTGTGGAGGACCCTTCGCGCATTCTGAGGGGTATCCGCCTGGAGCAGCGCTTGGACATGAAATTTGAAGACAATGCCCTGCGTCTCCTAAACAGCGCAGTGAAAGGCGGGCTGCTGGAGAAATTGTCCAGTTCTCGCCTGCGGACGGAGGTAGAACTCAACTGCAAGGACCGCCAGCCTCGGAAAATAGCGGAGCGAATGCAGGAGTTGAAGATCTGGGACGCCCTTTTTCCGGGGCTTCGCTTTGGCCCCTCCAACGCCAAAAAAATGCGATATTTGCAAAAATTTTTGTATCACCTAAAAAAAGAAAATTTAAGTGTTTTCAAAGGGATGGAATGGTTGACCTATATAGCGGCAATTTTGTCGGAATCTTCCCTTTCGGTTCGCTCCTCCACTATGGATCGACTGAACTTCACGCCTCAGGAACGGAAGATCTTAATGAACTGTTTTACGTCTCCGCTACCAGTGGAACAATTTTTCAACACGAAAAAAAACTTCAAGAACTCCGAGATTTTTCTTTTTTTGAAGGACTACGATCCGGTTCCACTTCTGTACTGTATGGCAACGTTAAAAAAGATCCCTGTACGGCGCTGGCTTCACCGCCACCTGTTCGTCCTGACCCCTTTAAAAGGAGAACTGAAGGGGGGCGATTTACTGGAAATGGGCTACAAAGCCGGTCCTTGGCTAGGAGGAGTGCTAGAGGGAGTCCGACTAGAGCGTATGGACGGAAGGATCAAAAACCGGGACGATGAACTGCTATACTTACTGGAAATGACACGACGCATTTGA